One Carassius auratus strain Wakin chromosome 4, ASM336829v1, whole genome shotgun sequence DNA segment encodes these proteins:
- the LOC113056177 gene encoding tetraspanin-7-like, translating into MVVDKAQDGAMSFAPPYDSLRARPSPCSSKEWERELHGAQRLTSPLRVALPSVSRRPSALPGYLLSPSRKYADQQQRLSLSLCSEASLAPPVPAVGAAPPCCRTVGVMPLLRLALLIFSFLFWAAGLATFTLGVWAQASLFDYMLLSTNRYPNAPIILLCTGAVVTTWGFLGCLGVAANLPYLLRAYGFFQLATLMGGLAAGLSGLFYREDIAEGFRSGLKNAVLDYGEDEGRADALDSLQRALDCCGAEGWRDWLMSDWAIQDTVNSTGGLGNDSSAVSLPDSCCVKRKGCLNRPLPESIFSDTELAGIHAHGCFRKVFSLVNDNIFHIAATVLCLAFTQVAGIALTCLLANRLSPRLRRQAR; encoded by the coding sequence ATGGTGGTAGATAAAGCGCAAGACGGGGCCATGAGCTTTGCACCACCCTACGACTCGCTACGAGCTCGACCGAGTCCCTGCAGTTCAAAAGAGTGGGAAAGAGAGCTGCACGGTGCTCAAAGACTGACGTCCCCACTTCGAGTGGCTCTGCCTTCTGTTTCCCGACGGCCTTCAGCGCTCCCTGGATATCTGCTCTCACCCTCCCGAAAGTATGCTGATCAACAGCAACGTCTTTCATTATCGCTGTGCTCAGAGGCCTCGCTGGCGCCCCCTGTGCCTGCTGTGGGTGCTGCTCCACCTTGCTGCCGGACGGTGGGAGTCATGCCCTTGCTGCGCCTTGCGCTCCTGATTTTCAGCTTCCTTTTTTGGGCAGCAGGCCTTGCGACCTTCACCTTAGGAGTCTGGGCGCAAGCTTCGCTGTTTGACTACATGCTACTCTCTACGAACCGCTACCCAAATGCGCCCATCATCTTGTTATGCACAGGTGCTGTTGTGACCACTTGGGGCTTTTTGGGATGTTTGGGAGTGGCTGCCAACCTTCCCTACCTTCTGAGGGCATATGGCTttttccagttggccacactaaTGGGTGGACTAGCGGCGGGTCTCTCGGGGCTCTTTTACAGGGAGGATATTGCTGAAGGTTTCCGTAGTGGGCTTAAGAACGCTGTGTTGGACTATGGAGAAGATGAGGGCCGCGCAGATGCACTGGACAGTTTGCAGAGGGCACTTGATTGCTGTGGCGCTGAGGGTTGGCGCGATTGGCTCATGTCCGATTGGGCTATTCAGGATACTGTTAACTCAACAGGAGGTTTGGGGAATGATTCTTCTGCTGTGTCGTTGCCAGACAGTTGCTGTGTGAAACGCAAAGGCTGTCTCAATAGACCATTGCCAGAGAGTATATTCAGTGACACTGAGCTCGCAGGGATTCATGCTCACGGTTGTTTCCGCAAAGTCTTCAGCTTGGTAAATGACAACATCTTTCATATTGCAGCAACAGTCCTGTGTCTTGCTTTCACCCAGGTGGCAGGTATAGCCCTCACTTGTCTGCTTGCCAATCGTCTTTCACCCAGACTGCGAAGACAAGCCCGTTGA